From the Hymenobacter yonginensis genome, one window contains:
- a CDS encoding outer membrane protein assembly factor BamD: protein MHYFRPTLFVLLLSTLLLGACTGYQKLLKSSDVNKKYEAAIQYYEKGDYFKAGTLLEDLLPLLKGRPEAEKAQFYFANTNFRQRNYTLGAYYFKSFADTYPNSQYAEEANFLQAKSLFRDSPEWELDQTNTYSALESIQEFINRYPTSTFRPEAESMSQELQKKLELKAYQGAKLYYNLRYYQSAVVALGGFQQQFPASAFNEEAEFLKVSAQYDLARESVEEKQRERYLEVQAFYQHFIDTYPQSRRLKEAEKMFIDAQAQAAKLKPADPTAAK, encoded by the coding sequence ATGCACTATTTCCGCCCGACCCTTTTTGTTCTGCTGCTAAGCACCCTGCTGCTTGGCGCGTGCACCGGCTACCAGAAGCTGCTCAAGAGCAGCGACGTGAACAAGAAGTACGAAGCGGCCATCCAGTATTACGAGAAGGGCGACTACTTCAAGGCCGGCACCCTGCTCGAAGACCTGCTACCGCTGCTGAAAGGCCGCCCCGAGGCCGAGAAAGCGCAGTTCTACTTCGCCAACACCAACTTCCGGCAGCGCAACTACACGCTCGGCGCCTACTACTTCAAGAGCTTCGCCGACACCTACCCCAACTCGCAGTACGCCGAGGAAGCCAACTTCCTGCAGGCCAAGTCGCTGTTCCGCGACTCGCCGGAGTGGGAGCTGGACCAGACCAACACCTACTCGGCGCTGGAGTCCATTCAGGAGTTTATCAACCGCTACCCCACTAGCACGTTCCGCCCCGAGGCCGAGAGCATGTCGCAGGAGCTGCAGAAAAAGCTGGAGCTGAAGGCCTATCAGGGCGCTAAGCTCTACTACAACCTGCGCTACTACCAGTCGGCCGTGGTGGCGCTGGGCGGCTTCCAGCAGCAGTTTCCGGCTTCGGCCTTCAACGAGGAAGCCGAGTTTCTGAAAGTAAGCGCGCAGTACGACCTCGCCCGCGAAAGCGTGGAAGAGAAGCAGCGCGAACGATACCTGGAGGTGCAGGCGTTCTACCAGCACTTCATCGACACGTATCCGCAAAGCCGCCGCCTCAAGGAGGCCGAGAAGATGTTCATCGACGCCCAGGCCCAGGCCGCCAAGCTCAAGCCCGCCGACCCGACGGCAGCTAAATAA
- a CDS encoding DNA-directed RNA polymerase subunit omega, translated as MKAPNNVSSSIVTRNMSEFANETGNVYESIAIISKRANQISVKLKEELNGKLAEFATTVDNLEEVFENREQIEISKHYERLPKPTNLAIEEFLEGKVHYRTPSEFDENGNLRAIEG; from the coding sequence ATGAAAGCACCTAACAACGTTTCTTCGTCCATCGTGACCCGCAACATGTCGGAATTCGCCAACGAAACCGGCAACGTGTACGAGTCGATTGCCATCATCTCGAAGCGCGCCAACCAGATTTCGGTGAAGCTGAAAGAGGAACTGAACGGCAAGCTGGCCGAGTTTGCTACCACGGTTGACAACCTGGAAGAAGTGTTCGAAAACCGCGAGCAGATTGAAATCAGCAAGCACTACGAGCGTCTGCCCAAGCCCACCAACCTGGCCATCGAAGAGTTCCTGGAAGGCAAAGTGCACTACCGCACGCCGTCGGAATTCGACGAGAACGGCAACCTGCGCGCCATCGAAGGCTAA